From one Syngnathoides biaculeatus isolate LvHL_M chromosome 12, ASM1980259v1, whole genome shotgun sequence genomic stretch:
- the egr2a gene encoding E3 SUMO-protein ligase EGR2a isoform X2 gives MAHGQPDAGHVYAHAHLHPAPPSYPCGVDVYHQDPGNNGGYLATPPCGVASYHAAPSYNSAPKPPLVPDYGAAGGLYLPQAPFPERKSVSAYGLDSLRTAPPLTPLNTIRNFTLGPPPPPLPSGAAEGPLAAGFPAHQNLPLRPIPRPRKYPCRPGKTPVHQRPYACPAEGCDRRFSRSDELSRHLRIHTGHKPFQCRICLRAFGRSDHLTTHVRTHTGEKPFSCETCGRRFARSDERRRHFKIHLRGKGPAP, from the exons ATGGCGCACGGCCAGCCCGACGCGGGCCACGTGTACGCGCACGCGCACCTCCACCCGGCCCCGCCCTCGTACCCGTGCGGCGTCGACGTGTACCACCAGGACCCGGGCAACAACGGGGGGTATCTTGCCACGCCCCCCTGCGGCGTGGCATCCTATCACGCGGCCCCTTCGTACAACTCTGCGCCCAAACCTCCACTCGTGCCCGACTACGGGGCGGCGGGGGGTCTGTACCTACCTCAGGCCCCCTTCCCTGAGCGCAAGTCGGTGTCGGCGTACGGTTTGGACTCGCTCCGCACGGCCCCCCCGCTCACCCCTCTCAATACCATTCGGAATTTCACCCTAggcccaccgccgccgccgctgccttCCGGAGCTGCCGAGGGCCCGCTCGCTGCCGGCTTCCCGGCCCATCAGAACCTCCCGCTCAG ACCCATCCCGCGGCCCCGCAAGTACCCGTGCCGGCCCGGCAAGACGCCCGTGCACCAGCGACCCTACGCCTGCCCGGCCGAGGGCTGCGACCGGCGCTTCTCGCGCTCGGACGAGCTGAGCCGCCACCTGCGCATCCACACGGGCCACAAGCCCTTCCAGTGCCGCATCTGCTTGCGCGCCTTCGGCCGCAGCGACCACCTGACCACGCACGTGCGCACGCACACCGGCGAGAAGCCCTTCTCCTGCGAAACCTGCGGTCGGAGATTCGCCCGCAGCGACGAGAGGCGGCGCCACTTCAAGATACACCTGCGCGGCAAAGGTCCCGCCCCCTGA
- the adob gene encoding 2-aminoethanethiol (cysteamine) dioxygenase b — protein MKPPESSNMSSLVQRIARQALVTFRQPPHSFPEEHSRLLSLLSQVRAADLQLAPPGSPPPRGAPPVTYMHICETDHFSMGVFLLKSGACIPLHDHPGMHGLLKVVYGKLRVSCFDGMDRRPNPGPPRRPGPQVGAMRRSVLRSSAEYTDDSQPCVLAPDRDNLHQIDAADGPAAFVDILAPPYDPDDGRDCHYFRVLQGADLREPHEREVWLMEIAQPLSFWCGTEPYPGPEVQL, from the coding sequence ATGAAACCTCCAGAAAGTTCCAATATGAGCTCCCTGGTGCAGAGGATCGCCCGGCAGGCCCTGGTCACCTTCCGCCAGCCGCCTCACTCGTTCCCCGAGGAGCACAGCCGGCTGCTGAGCCTGCTCAGCCAGGTGCGTGCCGCCGACCTGCAACTCGCCCCGCCCGGCTCGCCCCCTCCCCGCGGCGCCCCCCCGGTCACCTACATGCACATCTGCGAGACGGACCACTTCAGCATGGGCGTGTTCCTCCTGAAAAGCGGCGCCTGCATCCCCCTGCACGACCACCCGGGCATGCACGGCTTGCTCAAGGTGGTGTACGGGAAGCTCCGGGTCAGCTGCTTCGACGGGATGGACAGACGCCCGAATCCGGgacccccccgccgccccggGCCTCAAGTGGGCGCCATGCGGCGCTCAGTGCTGCGATCCAGCGCAGAGTACACAGACGACAGCCAGCCGTGCGTGCTGGCGCCCGACCGGGACAACCTGCACCAGATCGACGCCGCGGACGGGCCCGCCGCCTTCGTGGACATCCTGGCGCCGCCCTACGACCCGGACGACGGACGGGACTGTCACTACTTCCGAGTCCTGCAGGGGGCCGATCTCAGGGAGCCCCACGAACGGGAGGTCTGGCTCATGGAGATCGCCCAGCCCTTGTCCTTCTGGTGCGGGACGGAACCCTACCCGGGCCCCGAGGTTCAACTCTGA
- the egr2a gene encoding E3 SUMO-protein ligase EGR2a isoform X1 has protein sequence MHLYPQLKIFIGIFPVSVICKGPIFIVYYPLSNCLNEIFPLFDVWVMMYDRQRCPHPSVCLSVVRPGERQPADYAASARVAPAPFGVDKGRPRGDGAMAHGQPDAGHVYAHAHLHPAPPSYPCGVDVYHQDPGNNGGYLATPPCGVASYHAAPSYNSAPKPPLVPDYGAAGGLYLPQAPFPERKSVSAYGLDSLRTAPPLTPLNTIRNFTLGPPPPPLPSGAAEGPLAAGFPAHQNLPLRPIPRPRKYPCRPGKTPVHQRPYACPAEGCDRRFSRSDELSRHLRIHTGHKPFQCRICLRAFGRSDHLTTHVRTHTGEKPFSCETCGRRFARSDERRRHFKIHLRGKGPAP, from the exons ATGCACTTGTATCCGCAACTCAAAATTTTTATCGGGATCTTTCCAGTTAGCGTTATATGTAAAGGACCCATATTTATTGTATACTACCCTCTCTCCAATTGTTTGAATGAAATATTTCCTCTTTTTGACGTTTGGGTTATGATGTACGATCGGCAACGTTGCCCTCACccatccgtctgtctgtctgtcgtgCGTCCAGGTGAGCGCCAACCGGCGGACTACGCGGCGAGTGCACGTGTGGCCCCCGCGCCGTTCGGCGTGGACAAAGGTCGTCCGCGGGGTGACGGCGCCATGGCGCACGGCCAGCCCGACGCGGGCCACGTGTACGCGCACGCGCACCTCCACCCGGCCCCGCCCTCGTACCCGTGCGGCGTCGACGTGTACCACCAGGACCCGGGCAACAACGGGGGGTATCTTGCCACGCCCCCCTGCGGCGTGGCATCCTATCACGCGGCCCCTTCGTACAACTCTGCGCCCAAACCTCCACTCGTGCCCGACTACGGGGCGGCGGGGGGTCTGTACCTACCTCAGGCCCCCTTCCCTGAGCGCAAGTCGGTGTCGGCGTACGGTTTGGACTCGCTCCGCACGGCCCCCCCGCTCACCCCTCTCAATACCATTCGGAATTTCACCCTAggcccaccgccgccgccgctgccttCCGGAGCTGCCGAGGGCCCGCTCGCTGCCGGCTTCCCGGCCCATCAGAACCTCCCGCTCAG ACCCATCCCGCGGCCCCGCAAGTACCCGTGCCGGCCCGGCAAGACGCCCGTGCACCAGCGACCCTACGCCTGCCCGGCCGAGGGCTGCGACCGGCGCTTCTCGCGCTCGGACGAGCTGAGCCGCCACCTGCGCATCCACACGGGCCACAAGCCCTTCCAGTGCCGCATCTGCTTGCGCGCCTTCGGCCGCAGCGACCACCTGACCACGCACGTGCGCACGCACACCGGCGAGAAGCCCTTCTCCTGCGAAACCTGCGGTCGGAGATTCGCCCGCAGCGACGAGAGGCGGCGCCACTTCAAGATACACCTGCGCGGCAAAGGTCCCGCCCCCTGA